From Nicotiana tabacum cultivar K326 chromosome 22, ASM71507v2, whole genome shotgun sequence, one genomic window encodes:
- the LOC142176108 gene encoding uncharacterized protein LOC142176108, producing MKKVEKVDIRVKEYLELAGYEKWAKLYAPVNKGWTMTSNIAESINATLVSARELPIYDFLEEVRKMFGRWNCSNRKKATQTYTTLGKKYQEMLTLNEAMSTRMTVVPSTEYLHTVNDGGRNYTVCLLKRKCVCGRFQVDELPCPHA from the exons ATGAAGAAGGTGGAGAAGGTAGATATTAGGGTGAAAGAATACTTGGAGTTAGCTGGATACGAAAAGTGGGCTAAGTTGTATGCACCTGTTAACAAGGGATGGACCATGACGTCAAATATTGCTGAGTCAATCAATGCCACACTTGTATCAGCAAGGGAATTGCCAATATACGACTTCCTCGAAGAAGTTAGGAAGATGTTTGGACGTTGGAATTGTAGTAACCGTAAAAAAGCTACACAGACATACACGACGCTTGGAAAAAAATACCAGGAGATGCTGACTTTGAATGAGGCAATGTCTACACGTATGAct gtGGTACCATCAACTGAATACTTACATACGGTTAACGATGGAGGGAGGAATTACACAGTCTGCCTGTTAAAGAGAAAATGTGTTTGTGGGAGGTTCCAAGTTGATGAATTGCCATGCCCACATGCTTAG